One window of Kosakonia cowanii JCM 10956 = DSM 18146 genomic DNA carries:
- the nusB gene encoding transcription antitermination factor NusB → MKPAARRRARECAVQALYSWQLSQNDITDVEYQFLAEQDVKDVDVVYFRELLNGVATNSAYLDGLMKPYLSRLLEELGQVEKAVLRIALFELSKRDDVPYKVAINEAIELAKTFGAEDSHKFVNGVLDKAAPAIRPHKK, encoded by the coding sequence GTGAAACCTGCTGCTCGTCGCCGCGCCCGTGAGTGTGCCGTTCAGGCGCTTTACTCCTGGCAGTTGTCCCAGAACGACATCACTGATGTTGAATACCAGTTCCTGGCGGAACAGGACGTGAAAGATGTTGACGTCGTGTACTTCCGTGAACTGTTGAACGGGGTGGCGACTAATAGCGCATATCTCGATGGCCTGATGAAGCCATACCTCTCCCGTCTGCTCGAAGAGCTGGGTCAGGTTGAGAAAGCGGTATTGCGTATCGCGCTGTTCGAACTCTCAAAACGTGATGATGTGCCCTATAAAGTGGCGATCAACGAAGCTATCGAACTGGCTAAAACCTTTGGCGCTGAAGACAGCCATAAGTTTGTGAACGGCGTGCTGGATAAAGCCGCACCTGCGATCCGTCCCCACAAGAAGTGA
- a CDS encoding aldo/keto reductase produces the protein MQYNTLGKTDLKVSRLCLGCMTFGEPDRGKHAWTLPEESSRPIIQRALEGGINFFDTANSYSDGSSEEIVGRALRDFARRDEVVVATKVYHQVGDLAEGLSRAQILRSIDDSLQRLGMEYVDLLQIHRWDYNTPIEETLEALNDVVKAGKARYIGASSMHASQFAQALALQEQHGWARFVTMQNHYNLIYREEEREMLPLCYKEGVAIIPWSPLARGRLTRPWGETTARLVSDEFGKTLYSETDANDAQIAERLASVAEELGASRAQVALAWLLSKPGVAAPIIGASREDQLEELLGAVELTLKPEQIAELEMSYKQHPVVGFK, from the coding sequence ATGCAATACAACACATTAGGGAAAACAGACCTCAAAGTCTCCCGCCTTTGCCTTGGCTGTATGACTTTTGGCGAGCCGGACCGGGGTAAACATGCCTGGACGCTGCCGGAAGAGAGCAGCCGGCCGATTATTCAACGCGCGCTGGAAGGCGGGATTAACTTCTTTGATACCGCTAACAGCTACTCCGACGGCAGCAGTGAAGAGATCGTTGGCCGTGCGCTGCGCGATTTCGCCCGCCGTGACGAGGTGGTTGTTGCTACTAAGGTTTACCATCAGGTCGGCGATCTGGCGGAGGGCCTCTCCCGCGCGCAGATCCTGCGCTCCATTGATGACAGCCTGCAACGCCTCGGCATGGAGTATGTCGATCTGCTGCAAATCCACCGCTGGGACTACAACACACCGATTGAAGAGACGCTGGAAGCGCTGAACGATGTGGTGAAAGCGGGTAAAGCGCGCTATATCGGTGCATCTTCCATGCACGCCAGCCAGTTTGCGCAGGCGCTTGCCTTGCAGGAGCAGCACGGCTGGGCGCGCTTTGTCACCATGCAGAATCACTACAACCTGATCTACCGTGAAGAAGAGCGCGAGATGCTGCCGCTCTGCTACAAAGAGGGCGTGGCGATTATTCCGTGGAGCCCGCTGGCGCGCGGACGTTTGACCCGACCGTGGGGGGAAACCACCGCCCGCCTGGTTTCTGATGAGTTTGGCAAAACGTTGTATAGCGAAACGGATGCTAACGATGCGCAGATCGCCGAACGTCTGGCGAGCGTGGCAGAGGAGTTGGGCGCGTCGCGTGCGCAGGTGGCGCTGGCATGGTTGTTGAGTAAGCCAGGCGTTGCCGCCCCAATTATTGGCGCGTCGCGTGAAGATCAGCTCGAAGAGTTGTTAGGCGCGGTTGAGTTAACGCTGAAGCCGGAACAAATTGCCGAGCTGGAGATGTCCTACAAACAGCACCCGGTGGTGGGGTTTAAGTAA
- a CDS encoding ABC transporter ATP-binding protein, which translates to MWAVEMEGISKKYLLGQVWVDALKDVTLNIAANRFTVLSGQSGSGKTTLLNLIGGIDRPDSGYLTIAGQPMAELDDDQCSDFRARHLGFIFQNFNLIPVLTVRENIEVPLLIQHKNPAYRQQRIDEMLDNVGLAHKADSLPNQLSGGQRQRVAIARALIHRPALIVADEPTANLDSKTGAAILQLLRHLQREYAVTVVFSSHDPQVIAAADDLYVVHDGSVTRPAMV; encoded by the coding sequence ATGTGGGCCGTAGAAATGGAGGGCATCAGTAAGAAATATTTACTGGGCCAGGTGTGGGTAGATGCCCTTAAAGACGTCACGCTCAACATTGCAGCAAACCGCTTTACCGTCCTGTCCGGGCAATCCGGCAGTGGCAAAACAACCCTACTTAATTTAATCGGCGGCATCGATCGGCCCGACAGCGGGTATCTGACGATTGCCGGCCAGCCAATGGCGGAGCTGGATGATGACCAGTGCAGCGACTTTCGCGCCCGCCACCTCGGTTTTATCTTCCAGAACTTCAATCTTATCCCGGTGCTGACCGTGCGCGAGAACATCGAAGTTCCGCTGCTGATACAGCATAAAAACCCGGCGTATCGCCAGCAGCGCATCGATGAGATGCTCGACAATGTTGGCCTGGCACATAAGGCTGACTCGCTGCCTAACCAACTTTCCGGTGGTCAACGCCAGCGCGTTGCCATTGCCCGAGCGCTGATCCACCGCCCCGCGCTGATTGTCGCCGACGAACCCACCGCCAACCTCGACAGCAAAACCGGTGCCGCCATTTTGCAGCTGCTGCGCCATTTACAGCGTGAATACGCCGTGACGGTAGTGTTCTCCTCCCACGATCCGCAGGTGATTGCCGCCGCGGACGATCTCTATGTGGTGCATGACGGCAGCGTCACGCGCCCGGCAATGGTGTAA
- the thiL gene encoding thiamine-phosphate kinase, protein MACGEFSLIARYFDRVRTSRRDVETGIGDDCALLNVPEKQTLAISVDTLVAGNHFLPDIDPADLAWKAMASNLSDLAAMGADPAWLTLALTLPEADEAWLQAFSDSLFEQISYYDMQLIGGDTTRGPLSMTIGIHGYVPAGRAMKRSGAKPGDWIYVTGTPGDSAAGLAILQNRLTVSDSDDAAYLKKRHLRPTARVLQGQALRNLASSAIDLSDGLISDLGHILKASGFGARIDLDAIPLSDAMRRHVEPDQALRWALSGGEDYELCFTVPELNRGALDVAIGQLGAPFTCIGQMGADGEGLYFTREGKAVTLDWKGYDHFAAH, encoded by the coding sequence ATGGCATGCGGTGAATTCTCCCTGATTGCCCGTTATTTTGACCGCGTACGAACTTCACGTCGCGACGTCGAAACCGGTATCGGTGACGATTGTGCGCTGCTCAATGTCCCCGAAAAACAGACCCTGGCGATCAGCGTCGACACGCTGGTGGCGGGTAACCATTTTCTCCCCGATATCGATCCTGCCGATCTGGCCTGGAAAGCAATGGCCTCCAATCTTAGCGATTTGGCGGCGATGGGTGCCGATCCTGCCTGGCTGACACTGGCGTTAACGCTCCCGGAAGCGGACGAAGCGTGGTTGCAGGCTTTCAGCGACAGCCTGTTTGAGCAAATCAGCTATTACGATATGCAGCTTATCGGCGGTGATACCACCCGCGGGCCGCTGTCGATGACCATTGGTATTCATGGTTACGTGCCAGCAGGCCGCGCGATGAAGCGCTCCGGCGCGAAGCCGGGCGACTGGATCTATGTCACCGGTACGCCGGGCGACAGCGCTGCCGGGCTGGCGATTTTGCAAAACCGTTTAACCGTTAGCGACAGCGATGATGCGGCTTACCTGAAAAAGCGCCATCTGCGCCCGACGGCGCGCGTGTTGCAGGGCCAGGCGCTGCGTAACCTCGCAAGCTCGGCCATCGATCTCTCTGACGGTCTTATCTCCGATCTCGGGCATATCCTGAAAGCGAGCGGGTTTGGCGCGCGGATCGATCTTGATGCGATCCCGTTATCGGATGCCATGCGTCGGCACGTCGAGCCGGATCAGGCGCTGCGCTGGGCATTGTCCGGCGGAGAGGATTATGAACTCTGCTTTACCGTACCTGAGCTGAATCGCGGCGCACTGGATGTGGCGATTGGGCAGTTGGGCGCACCGTTTACCTGCATCGGGCAGATGGGCGCGGACGGGGAGGGGCTCTACTTCACTCGCGAGGGAAAAGCCGTCACCCTCGACTGGAAAGGATATGACCATTTTGCAGCGCACTAA
- a CDS encoding DUF3251 domain-containing protein: MTRRYLRTLLLGSLFTLSACAPQSEVRQLHQSVSTLNKEMSKLNQETVKITQQNSLNAKSGSGAYLLPGANTPALLKSQIGTLRLSLKDMAPNAAGTRVVLHIQGQSNDPLPAFSGTIEYGQLQGTTENYQEVNVQNQLINAPASTLAPSDVDIPLQLNGITPEQLGFVRVHDIQPATAQ, translated from the coding sequence ATGACAAGACGTTACCTAAGAACACTGTTGCTGGGAAGCCTTTTTACCCTCAGCGCCTGCGCCCCGCAAAGCGAAGTCCGCCAGCTCCACCAAAGCGTCAGTACGCTCAATAAAGAGATGAGCAAGCTGAACCAGGAGACGGTCAAAATCACACAGCAAAACAGCCTTAACGCCAAATCGGGCAGCGGTGCCTACCTGCTGCCCGGCGCCAATACGCCTGCGCTGCTGAAGAGCCAGATCGGCACACTGCGTCTCTCACTGAAAGATATGGCGCCAAACGCCGCCGGAACACGCGTTGTGCTGCATATTCAGGGCCAGTCCAACGATCCGCTGCCCGCCTTTAGCGGCACCATTGAGTATGGCCAGCTTCAGGGCACCACCGAGAACTATCAGGAAGTAAATGTACAGAATCAGTTGATCAATGCCCCGGCCAGCACGCTGGCACCAAGCGATGTCGACATTCCGCTACAGCTTAATGGCATCACGCCTGAGCAACTCGGTTTTGTGCGCGTTCACGATATTCAGCCGGCTACCGCTCAGTAA
- the ribE gene encoding 6,7-dimethyl-8-ribityllumazine synthase: MNIIEANVAAPDARVAITIARFNNFINDSLLEGAIDALKRIGQVQDDNITVVWVPGAYELPLAAGELAKTGKYDAVIALGTVIRGGTAHFEYVAGGASNGLAHVAQESAIPVAFGVLTTESIEQAIERAGTKAGNKGAEAALTALEMINVLKAIKA; this comes from the coding sequence ATGAACATTATTGAAGCCAACGTTGCTGCTCCGGACGCTCGCGTCGCCATCACCATTGCGCGTTTCAACAACTTTATCAATGACAGTCTGCTGGAAGGCGCGATCGATGCCCTGAAACGTATTGGTCAGGTGCAGGACGATAACATCACCGTCGTGTGGGTTCCGGGCGCTTACGAGCTGCCGCTGGCCGCAGGCGAGCTGGCGAAAACCGGCAAATATGATGCCGTGATTGCGCTCGGCACCGTGATTCGCGGCGGTACAGCGCACTTTGAGTATGTGGCAGGCGGCGCAAGCAACGGCCTGGCGCATGTCGCGCAGGAGAGCGCCATTCCGGTCGCATTCGGCGTGCTCACCACAGAAAGTATTGAACAGGCCATCGAACGCGCTGGCACCAAAGCCGGTAATAAAGGTGCGGAAGCCGCACTGACCGCGCTTGAAATGATTAATGTATTGAAAGCCATCAAGGCTTGA
- a CDS encoding ABC transporter permease, whose product MQTTTLMKHALRNLLRSRRRTLSTLCAIIVGAIGILLFAGYNQSIEYSLQTTFVRDKGHLQIQQRDYLLHGTSNPALYSIHNYQQIVDILIRDPVLKKMIAVTTPVLSLTGLAGHYAVGTSRPVLIYGTEAVGQAQLDKWDEYQIGADLIVRKPLTGTQPEAALIGRGLARLLLLCDFVKDQPCAPPPSKENNASALPDDLLALSQSARDTRPPATGSHIELLAASAAGAPNIIRVNVLGTQPQQARELDDTVVSLHLRQAQQLLFGQETPGVTAILLQLHSTKEMEAARARLRQIFANKLSGEPLAVYDFTQLQPLYNQVLAMFGKIFSFLLALILCIALFTVGNTMNMAVMERTVEIGTLRAVGLKRGDIQRLFLSEGALLGAIGAVSGVLIALALAWLINRSGMTWQPPGVTSPLPIRISIWGEWRMLASVTGTLLLVTVLSSWWPARRASRVSIVEALRHI is encoded by the coding sequence ATGCAAACTACAACGCTAATGAAACATGCCCTGCGCAACTTACTGCGCAGCCGCCGACGTACCCTTTCAACCCTCTGCGCCATTATCGTCGGGGCGATAGGCATTCTGCTGTTCGCAGGCTATAACCAGTCGATTGAGTACAGCCTGCAAACCACCTTCGTGCGCGATAAAGGCCATCTGCAGATCCAGCAGCGGGACTATCTTCTGCACGGCACCAGCAACCCTGCGCTTTACAGCATTCATAACTATCAACAGATCGTCGATATCCTCATCCGCGACCCGGTGCTGAAAAAGATGATCGCCGTTACCACGCCGGTCCTCTCCCTGACCGGGCTCGCGGGCCACTATGCGGTTGGCACCTCGCGTCCGGTGTTGATCTATGGCACAGAGGCCGTTGGGCAAGCACAGCTGGATAAGTGGGATGAATATCAGATAGGCGCAGACCTTATCGTCCGCAAACCGCTGACCGGTACCCAGCCGGAAGCGGCTTTAATTGGCCGCGGGCTGGCCCGCCTGCTGCTGCTGTGTGATTTTGTTAAAGATCAACCCTGCGCGCCGCCGCCGTCGAAAGAGAACAATGCCAGCGCACTACCTGACGATCTGCTGGCGCTGTCGCAAAGCGCCCGCGATACGCGCCCACCGGCCACGGGATCGCATATTGAGCTGCTGGCCGCTTCCGCTGCCGGTGCGCCGAATATTATCCGCGTCAACGTGCTGGGCACCCAGCCGCAGCAGGCGCGCGAACTGGATGACACCGTGGTCAGCCTGCATCTGCGCCAGGCGCAGCAGCTGCTTTTCGGCCAGGAGACGCCCGGCGTAACGGCAATCCTGCTCCAGTTGCACAGCACCAAAGAGATGGAGGCTGCACGGGCGCGCCTGCGGCAGATCTTCGCCAATAAGCTCTCCGGCGAACCGCTGGCGGTGTATGACTTCACGCAATTACAGCCGCTCTATAACCAGGTGCTGGCGATGTTCGGCAAGATCTTCTCATTCCTGCTGGCGCTGATCCTCTGCATTGCTCTCTTCACCGTCGGCAACACCATGAATATGGCAGTGATGGAGCGCACGGTGGAGATCGGCACCCTGCGCGCGGTGGGGCTAAAACGTGGCGATATCCAGCGCCTGTTCCTGAGCGAAGGCGCACTGCTGGGCGCGATTGGCGCGGTCTCTGGCGTGCTTATCGCGCTGGCGCTGGCCTGGCTTATTAACCGCTCCGGGATGACATGGCAGCCGCCCGGCGTCACCTCGCCGCTGCCGATCCGCATCAGTATCTGGGGAGAGTGGCGCATGCTGGCCAGCGTCACGGGCACCCTGCTGTTGGTGACCGTGCTCTCTTCCTGGTGGCCCGCACGACGCGCCTCACGGGTGTCGATTGTTGAAGCGCTGCGCCATATCTGA
- a CDS encoding nucleoside-specific channel-forming protein Tsx encodes MKKTLLAAGAALALTASFSASAAETSKPEFVSDWWHQSVNVVGSYHTRFGAIPRNDTYLEYEAFAKKDWFDFYGYLDAPVFFGGNSGAKGIWNHGSPLFMEIEPRFSIDKLTNTDLSFGPFKEWYFANNYIYDMGRNAGGRQSTWYMGLGTDIDTGLPMSLSLNVYAKYQWQNYGAPNENEWDGYRFKVKYFVPITPLWGGQLSYIGFTNFDWGSDLGDRRYYNNGQQQRTSNSIASSHILALSYDHWHYSVVARYWHNGGQTKDDAILNYGAGDFSARTTGWGGYLVVGYNF; translated from the coding sequence ATGAAAAAAACTCTCCTCGCAGCCGGTGCCGCACTGGCGCTTACCGCTTCTTTCTCTGCCAGCGCAGCGGAAACCAGCAAACCTGAATTTGTCTCCGACTGGTGGCATCAGAGCGTGAACGTAGTGGGCAGCTATCACACCCGCTTCGGAGCTATTCCGCGTAACGATACCTATCTGGAATATGAAGCCTTCGCCAAGAAAGATTGGTTCGACTTCTACGGCTACCTGGATGCGCCGGTCTTCTTCGGCGGTAACTCCGGCGCGAAAGGGATCTGGAACCACGGTTCTCCGCTGTTTATGGAGATTGAACCGCGCTTCTCCATTGATAAGCTGACCAACACCGATCTGAGCTTCGGCCCGTTCAAAGAGTGGTACTTCGCCAACAACTACATCTACGACATGGGCCGTAACGCCGGTGGTCGCCAGAGCACCTGGTACATGGGTCTGGGCACCGATATCGACACCGGCCTGCCGATGAGCCTCTCCCTGAACGTCTATGCGAAATACCAGTGGCAGAACTATGGCGCACCAAACGAAAACGAGTGGGACGGCTACCGTTTCAAAGTGAAATACTTTGTGCCGATCACGCCACTGTGGGGCGGCCAGTTGAGCTATATCGGCTTCACCAACTTTGACTGGGGCTCCGATCTCGGCGATCGCCGCTACTACAACAATGGCCAGCAGCAGCGTACCAGCAACTCCATCGCCTCAAGCCACATTCTGGCGCTGAGCTACGATCACTGGCACTACTCCGTCGTTGCCCGTTACTGGCACAACGGCGGCCAGACCAAAGATGATGCGATCCTGAACTACGGCGCGGGCGATTTCAGCGCCCGCACTACCGGCTGGGGTGGCTACCTGGTGGTTGGCTACAACTTCTAA
- the pgpA gene encoding phosphatidylglycerophosphatase A, which translates to MTILQRTKDKDIAKSRLTMRNPWHLLATGFGSGLIPFMPGTMGSIAAIPFWWLMTFLPWQLYSLLVMLGISLGVYLCHQTAKDMGVHDHGSIVWDEFIGMWITLMALPTNDWQWVAVGFVLFRIFDIWKPWPIRWFDRNVHGGMGIMVDDIVAGIVAAGLLYVIGHHWPIGLI; encoded by the coding sequence ATGACCATTTTGCAGCGCACTAAAGATAAAGATATCGCTAAAAGCCGTCTCACTATGCGTAACCCCTGGCACCTGCTGGCGACCGGGTTTGGCAGCGGTTTAATCCCGTTTATGCCCGGCACCATGGGCTCGATTGCGGCGATCCCTTTTTGGTGGCTGATGACCTTCCTGCCCTGGCAGCTCTATTCGCTGCTGGTGATGCTGGGAATTTCGCTGGGCGTTTATCTCTGCCATCAGACGGCAAAAGATATGGGCGTGCACGATCACGGCAGTATCGTCTGGGATGAGTTTATCGGGATGTGGATCACCCTGATGGCGCTGCCCACTAACGACTGGCAGTGGGTCGCCGTTGGGTTTGTGCTGTTTCGCATTTTTGATATCTGGAAGCCGTGGCCGATCCGCTGGTTCGATCGCAACGTGCATGGCGGCATGGGGATTATGGTCGACGATATCGTAGCCGGGATTGTCGCCGCCGGGTTGCTCTACGTGATTGGTCATCATTGGCCGATTGGTCTGATTTAG
- the ribD gene encoding bifunctional diaminohydroxyphosphoribosylaminopyrimidine deaminase/5-amino-6-(5-phosphoribosylamino)uracil reductase RibD, producing MQDEIYMARALKLAQRGRFTTHPNPRVGCVIVNDGEIVGEGFHYRAGEPHAEVHALRMAGDRARGGTAYVTLEPCSHHGRTPPCCDALIAAGVARVVAAMQDPNPQVAGRGLYRLQQAGIEVSHGLMMSEAEALNKGFLKRMRTGFPYLQLKLGASLDGRTAMASGESQWITSVQARRDVQQLRAQSHAILSSSATVLADDPSLTVRWNELNSDTQACYPEADLCQPLRIIIDSQNRVTPQHNVVSQPGETWFARTKADTRAWPESVREIIVPEHNGHADLVMLMMMLGKQQINSVWVEAGAELAGALLNAGLVDELVVYLAPKLLGSDARGLCQLPGLTALADAPRFSFSEIRQVGPDVCLHLTNA from the coding sequence ATGCAGGATGAAATCTATATGGCGCGTGCGCTGAAACTGGCGCAGCGCGGCCGCTTTACCACCCATCCGAATCCGCGCGTCGGCTGCGTGATTGTTAACGATGGCGAGATTGTCGGTGAAGGGTTTCACTACCGCGCCGGTGAGCCGCACGCGGAAGTGCATGCCCTGCGCATGGCGGGCGATCGCGCGCGCGGCGGTACCGCATATGTGACGCTGGAGCCCTGCAGCCACCACGGGCGCACGCCGCCCTGCTGCGATGCGCTGATTGCCGCCGGAGTAGCGCGGGTCGTTGCTGCCATGCAGGATCCCAATCCGCAGGTTGCCGGGCGTGGACTTTATCGTCTCCAGCAGGCCGGGATTGAGGTGAGCCACGGCCTGATGATGAGCGAGGCCGAAGCGCTGAATAAAGGCTTTCTCAAACGTATGCGCACCGGTTTTCCCTATCTTCAGCTTAAGCTCGGCGCGTCGCTCGACGGGCGCACGGCAATGGCGAGCGGCGAAAGCCAGTGGATCACCTCTGTGCAGGCGCGCCGCGACGTGCAGCAGCTGCGCGCGCAGAGCCATGCCATTCTCAGCAGCAGCGCCACGGTGCTGGCGGACGATCCGTCGCTTACCGTGCGCTGGAATGAATTAAACAGCGATACCCAGGCGTGCTATCCCGAAGCGGATCTGTGCCAGCCGCTGCGCATTATTATTGATAGCCAGAACCGCGTGACGCCGCAGCATAACGTCGTCAGCCAGCCGGGGGAGACCTGGTTTGCGCGCACCAAAGCCGATACGCGCGCGTGGCCTGAGAGCGTGCGCGAAATCATCGTGCCGGAACATAACGGCCATGCCGATCTGGTGATGCTGATGATGATGCTCGGTAAACAGCAGATTAACAGCGTCTGGGTTGAGGCGGGCGCAGAGCTTGCTGGCGCGCTGCTGAACGCGGGGCTGGTTGATGAGCTGGTGGTCTATCTTGCGCCTAAACTGTTAGGCAGCGATGCGCGCGGGCTCTGCCAACTGCCGGGATTGACGGCGCTTGCCGATGCGCCGCGCTTTAGTTTCAGTGAGATACGGCAGGTTGGCCCTGATGTTTGCCTGCACCTCACCAACGCGTGA
- the dxs gene encoding 1-deoxy-D-xylulose-5-phosphate synthase has product MSFDTAKYPTLALVDTTQELRLLPKESLPKLCDELRRYLLDSVSRSSGHFASGLGTVELTVALHYVYNTPFDQLIWDVGHQAYPHKILTGRRDKIGTIRQKNGLHPFPWRGESEYDVLSVGHSSTSISAGIGVAVAAAKENKQRRTVCVIGDGAITAGMAFEAMNHAGDIRPDMLVVLNDNEMSISENVGALNNHLAKLLSGKLYSTLREGGKKVLSGVPPIKELLKRTEEHIKGMVVPGTLFEELGFNYIGPVDGHDVLGLVQTLRNMRDLKGPQFLHIMTKKGRGYEPAEKDPITFHAVPKFDPTSGTLPKSSGGMPSYSKIFGDWLCETAAKDNKLMAVTPAMREGSGMVEFSRKYPGQYFDVAIAEQHAVTFAAGLAIGGYKPVVAIYSTFLQRAYDQVIHDVAIQKLPVLFAIDRAGIVGADGQTHQGAFDISYLRCIPEMVVMTPSDENECRQMLFTGYHYTDGPSAVRYPRGNAVGVTLEPLAKLPIGKGVVKRKGEKVAILNFGTLLPEAAKAAEALNATLIDMRFAKPLDEALILQAASQHEVLVTLEENAIAGGAGSGVNEVLMAKRKPVPVLNLGLPDFFIPQGTQDEARAEIGLDAAGIESRIKNWLA; this is encoded by the coding sequence ATGAGTTTTGATACAGCCAAATACCCGACGCTGGCGCTGGTTGATACCACGCAAGAGTTGCGCCTGCTGCCGAAAGAGAGTTTACCGAAACTGTGCGACGAACTGCGTCGCTACCTTCTCGACAGCGTAAGCCGCTCCAGTGGACACTTCGCCTCCGGGCTTGGCACGGTTGAGCTGACCGTGGCGCTGCATTACGTCTATAACACGCCCTTCGATCAGTTAATCTGGGACGTCGGCCACCAGGCCTATCCGCACAAAATCCTCACCGGTCGCCGCGACAAAATCGGCACCATCCGGCAGAAAAACGGCCTGCACCCCTTCCCGTGGCGCGGCGAGAGTGAATATGACGTGCTGAGCGTCGGTCACTCCTCCACCTCCATCAGCGCCGGGATCGGCGTGGCCGTGGCGGCAGCGAAAGAGAATAAGCAGCGTCGTACCGTCTGCGTGATTGGCGATGGCGCCATCACCGCAGGCATGGCGTTTGAAGCGATGAACCACGCTGGGGATATTCGTCCGGATATGCTGGTGGTTCTTAACGACAACGAGATGTCGATCTCCGAGAATGTTGGCGCGCTGAATAATCATCTGGCGAAGCTGCTCTCCGGCAAGCTCTACTCCACCCTGCGCGAAGGCGGGAAAAAAGTGCTCTCCGGCGTGCCGCCGATCAAAGAGCTGCTAAAACGCACCGAAGAACACATCAAAGGCATGGTCGTGCCGGGCACGCTGTTTGAAGAGCTGGGCTTTAACTATATCGGCCCGGTGGACGGTCACGATGTGCTGGGTCTGGTGCAGACGCTGCGTAATATGCGCGACCTGAAAGGCCCGCAGTTCCTGCATATCATGACCAAAAAAGGGCGCGGCTATGAGCCGGCCGAGAAAGATCCTATCACTTTCCACGCGGTTCCGAAGTTCGATCCAACCAGCGGCACCCTGCCGAAAAGCAGCGGCGGTATGCCGAGCTATTCGAAAATCTTCGGTGACTGGCTGTGTGAAACCGCGGCGAAAGATAACAAGTTAATGGCCGTTACCCCGGCGATGCGTGAAGGCTCCGGCATGGTTGAGTTCTCGCGCAAATACCCAGGGCAATATTTTGATGTCGCCATAGCCGAGCAGCACGCGGTCACTTTTGCCGCCGGGCTGGCGATTGGCGGTTATAAACCGGTAGTGGCGATCTACTCCACCTTCCTGCAGCGCGCCTACGATCAGGTGATCCACGACGTGGCGATCCAGAAGCTGCCGGTGCTGTTTGCTATCGATCGCGCCGGGATTGTTGGCGCGGACGGCCAGACTCACCAGGGGGCGTTTGATATCTCCTATCTGCGCTGCATCCCGGAGATGGTGGTGATGACGCCAAGTGATGAGAATGAGTGCCGCCAGATGCTCTTTACTGGCTACCACTACACGGATGGCCCGAGCGCCGTGCGCTACCCGCGCGGTAACGCGGTCGGCGTGACGCTGGAGCCGCTGGCGAAACTGCCTATCGGTAAAGGCGTGGTGAAACGCAAAGGCGAGAAGGTGGCGATCCTTAACTTCGGTACTTTGCTGCCGGAAGCAGCTAAAGCCGCCGAGGCGCTGAATGCGACGCTTATCGATATGCGCTTTGCCAAACCGCTCGATGAAGCGCTGATCCTGCAGGCGGCTTCGCAGCATGAGGTGCTGGTAACGCTGGAAGAGAACGCCATTGCGGGCGGTGCCGGCAGCGGCGTTAACGAAGTGCTGATGGCGAAGCGCAAGCCAGTGCCGGTGCTCAACCTCGGCCTGCCGGACTTCTTTATTCCGCAGGGTACGCAGGATGAAGCGCGCGCTGAGATTGGCCTTGACGCCGCCGGTATCGAATCGCGCATCAAAAACTGGCTCGCCTGA
- the nrdR gene encoding transcriptional regulator NrdR, with protein sequence MHCPFCFAVDTKVIDSRLVGEGSSVRRRRQCLVCNERFTTFEVAELVMPRVVKSNDVREPFNEDKLRSGMLKALEKRPVSADDVEMALNHIKSQLRATGEREVPSKMIGNLVMEQLKKLDKVAYVRFASVYRSFEDIREFGEEIARLQD encoded by the coding sequence ATGCATTGCCCATTCTGTTTCGCCGTGGACACCAAAGTCATCGATTCCCGCTTGGTGGGAGAAGGTTCATCCGTTCGCCGCCGTCGGCAGTGTCTGGTTTGCAATGAGCGTTTCACCACCTTTGAAGTGGCAGAGCTTGTGATGCCGCGCGTAGTAAAAAGCAATGATGTGCGTGAACCCTTTAATGAAGACAAGCTGCGCAGCGGCATGTTGAAAGCGCTGGAGAAGCGCCCGGTGAGCGCCGATGACGTAGAAATGGCGTTAAACCATATTAAATCGCAACTTCGCGCAACCGGCGAACGCGAAGTGCCGAGTAAGATGATCGGCAATCTGGTGATGGAGCAGCTGAAAAAGCTCGATAAAGTGGCCTATGTGCGCTTTGCCTCCGTCTACCGCAGTTTCGAGGATATCCGCGAATTTGGCGAAGAGATCGCCCGTCTACAGGATTGA